From the Lathyrus oleraceus cultivar Zhongwan6 chromosome 4, CAAS_Psat_ZW6_1.0, whole genome shotgun sequence genome, one window contains:
- the LOC127136447 gene encoding uncharacterized protein LOC127136447, which yields MLKDCIEFAKGCQECHVHAGIRHVPESELHSIIKSLPFRGWALDLIGEILPPSSKNQRFGIPETVPTDQGSVFTGRKMQEFAKEMGFKLLTSTPCYAQANGQVEAANKVIIGLIKKNVGKKSRNWHKTLDQILWACRTSPKKATNSTPFRLTLGHDAVLLVEIYLQSTRIQRHHEIPSESYWNMMLDELVDLDEERLNSLELLKR from the exons ATGCTGAAAGATTGCATCGAATTTGCAAAAGGATGCCAAGAATGTCACGTACACGCAGGCATACGACATGTCCCTGAGAGCGAATTGCACTCTATAATCAAATCTTTgccatttagaggttgggctttgGATCTAATTGGGGAAATTCTACCACCATCATCTAAGAATCAGAG atttggaaTTCCAGAGACTGTCCCAACAGATCAAGGGTCAGTatttactggtcgaaagatgcaagaatttGCTAAAGAAATGGGTTTCAAATTGTTAACTTCGACACCATGTTATGCTCAGGCTAATGGACAGGTTGAAGCCGCTAATAAGGTGATTATTGGTTTGATTAAGAAGAATGTGGGGAAGAAGTCTAGAAATTGGCACAAAACTTTAGATCAGATTTTATGGGCATGTCGTACTTCTCCCAAGAAAGCCACGAATTCGACCCCATTTCGACTGACCTTGGGTCATGATGCAGTTCTACTAGTAGAAATTTATCTACAGTCCACAAGAAttcaaaggcatcatgaaattcCATCAGAGTCATATTGGAACATGATGTTAGATGAATTAGTTGATCTAGATGAAGAAAGACTAAATTCCTTGGAGTTATTAAAACGATAG